In the genome of Hydrogenispora ethanolica, the window CTGAACCTACTTAGACCAGGGCCGGTTCTTTCACTTTCTTGGCGGGAAGCTTGACTTCGCCGCCGTCAAAGGCTTCACGGTAGACCGCTTCGATCTCTTTCACCAGCGGCATCCGGGGATTGGTCCCGGTGCATTGGTCATTGAAGGCGATATCGGACATCTCCCGCAACTCCCGCTCGAAAGCCTCGTGGCTCACGCCGGCTTGGCTGAGCGTTTTCGGGATATTCAGCTGGTCCATCAATTCCTGGATGGCCTTCACCAGACTGTTCACGCCCTCTTCGGTGGTCCCCGCCGGCAGGCCCAACAACCGGGCGATCTCGGCGTACCTCTCTCCGGCCTGCGGATATTCGTATTGCGGGAAGGCCGGGAATTTGGTCGGCCGCTGGGCATTGTACTTAATGACATACGGCAAGAGAATCGCATTGGCCCGGCCGTGCGGGATATGGAATTTACCGCCCAGAATATGCGCCATGCTGTGATTGACGCCGAGGAAGGCATTGGTGAAGGCCATGCCCGCCATGCACGAGGCGTTGTGCATCTTCTCCCGGGCCAGTTTATCCTGGCCGTCGCGGTAAGCGCGCGGCAGGAACTCGAAGACGGTCTTGATGGCCTTCTCCGCCAGCGCGTCGGTGTAGTCCGAAGCCATCACCGAGACATAAGCCTCGATGGCGTGGGTCAATACATCCATCCCGGTGTCGGCGGTCACCGACTGCGGCACGCTGAGGACCAGCTCCGGGTCGATGATAGCGATGTCCGGCGTCAGCTCGTAATCGGCCAGCGGGTATTTGATGTTCTTCACTTTATCAGTGATCACGGCGAAGGCGGTGACCTCCGAACCCGTTCCCGAAGTGGTCGGAATCGCCACAAAAGTGGCTCTTTTGCCCAACTGCGGGAATTTGAAGGCCCGTTTCCGGATATCGGCGAACTTCTGGCGGAGCGATTCGAATTCAATCTCCGGGTTTTCGTAGAAGAGCCACATTCCCTTGGCGGCATCGATGGCCGATCCGCCGCCCAGGGCTACGATGATGTCCGGTCCGAACTTATTCATCTCGGCGCAGCCTTTATGGACGGTCTCGACCGACGGATCCGGCTCGACGTCGGAGAAGATCTGGTATTCCATGGGGATCTTTTCCAACTGATAAATCACTTTCTCGACGAAGCCCAGCTTCACCATGAACGGGTCCGTCACGATAAAGGCTTTTTTCCCTTTCATCTTGGACAAGTATTGCAGCGAACCGTATTCGAAGTAAACCTTTTGCGGGATCTTGAACCATTTCATCCGGTCTTTGCGATGCGCCACCCGCTTGACGTTGATCAGATTTCCGACGCTGACGTTGTCGGTGGTGGAATTGCCGCCCATCGAGCCGCAGCCCAGGGTCAATGAAGGAGTGTTGCTGTTGTACAAATCACCGATCGCTCCTTGGGATGAAGGCGAGTTGACCAAGAGCCGGCCGGTGCGGACCTTGGCGGCGAACTCATCGATCACCGCTTGATTCGTGGAGTGGATCACCGCGGAATGACCCAGACCGCCGAATTCGGTCATCTCCTGGCAGCGCCGGATGCCTTCCTTGTAATCGGCAACCACATAGCAGGCCAGGATCGGGCTGAGTTTCTCCCGGGAAAGCGGGTATTCCGGTCCG includes:
- the adhE gene encoding bifunctional acetaldehyde-CoA/alcohol dehydrogenase translates to MENNRPDAVKIAKATVANKEKDSEKAKESSSVQAVIDDLVKKADQAQLKFMEFNQARIDAIVKAMTMAGIEKHMELARMAHEETEMGVYEDKVTKNLFATEYVYHDIKGDKTVGIIEENPEEGYVKIAEPIGIIAGVTPVTNPTSTTMFKCLIAMKTRNPIIFSFHPKSIRSSIAAARTMRDAAIAAGAPENCIAWIEEPSVEATNLLMKHPGISMILATGGSGMVGAAYSSGKPALGVGPGNVPCYIEKTANLRRAVSDLILSKTFDNGMICASEQAVIIDRDVAGEVKQIMTEYGCYFLKPDEIAALSKVAIDEKRGSMSPDVVGQPAAKIAAMAGIKVAPDTKILVAELQGVGPEYPLSREKLSPILACYVVADYKEGIRRCQEMTEFGGLGHSAVIHSTNQAVIDEFAAKVRTGRLLVNSPSSQGAIGDLYNSNTPSLTLGCGSMGGNSTTDNVSVGNLINVKRVAHRKDRMKWFKIPQKVYFEYGSLQYLSKMKGKKAFIVTDPFMVKLGFVEKVIYQLEKIPMEYQIFSDVEPDPSVETVHKGCAEMNKFGPDIIVALGGGSAIDAAKGMWLFYENPEIEFESLRQKFADIRKRAFKFPQLGKRATFVAIPTTSGTGSEVTAFAVITDKVKNIKYPLADYELTPDIAIIDPELVLSVPQSVTADTGMDVLTHAIEAYVSVMASDYTDALAEKAIKTVFEFLPRAYRDGQDKLAREKMHNASCMAGMAFTNAFLGVNHSMAHILGGKFHIPHGRANAILLPYVIKYNAQRPTKFPAFPQYEYPQAGERYAEIARLLGLPAGTTEEGVNSLVKAIQELMDQLNIPKTLSQAGVSHEAFERELREMSDIAFNDQCTGTNPRMPLVKEIEAVYREAFDGGEVKLPAKKVKEPALV